From the genome of Chitinispirillales bacterium ANBcel5, one region includes:
- a CDS encoding HDOD domain-containing protein → MNTSKNTDKLSQNLQSTDTIPTIPEVICSLTALLENPRTSAEEIGRAIKSDQALASKVLKLVNSAFYGFPGRIGSITHAVVILGFSTVKNVILTASILQNFRTITNSSQEFDAEQFWLHSVACGVAAKCIARHQGHSNCDDFFTAGLIHDIGKIIFFHYMQEEFWETIKYARQKDALFFDCEKQLFSITHQEIGGELARRWNLPLHLKDAISYHHTPSVTRHGYDITAVVHLADIFVRALSLGNGGDTKIPVINEDVWRYLGFERISLITLFENIEKEVIKANVFLQLS, encoded by the coding sequence ATGAATACTAGTAAAAATACAGATAAATTAAGCCAAAACCTTCAGAGTACAGACACCATCCCAACAATTCCGGAGGTTATCTGCTCACTTACCGCTTTGCTTGAAAACCCCAGAACTTCAGCTGAAGAAATTGGCAGAGCAATAAAAAGCGATCAGGCTCTGGCCTCTAAAGTACTTAAACTGGTTAATTCTGCCTTCTACGGATTCCCGGGACGGATTGGTTCCATTACACACGCTGTTGTAATCCTTGGCTTTTCAACTGTAAAAAATGTCATCCTTACCGCTTCCATACTCCAAAATTTCAGAACAATCACCAATTCTTCACAGGAATTTGATGCAGAGCAGTTCTGGCTCCACTCTGTTGCCTGTGGAGTAGCAGCGAAATGTATTGCTCGACATCAGGGGCACAGTAACTGTGATGATTTCTTTACTGCTGGCTTAATTCATGACATAGGTAAAATTATTTTCTTTCACTATATGCAGGAAGAATTCTGGGAGACCATAAAGTATGCACGTCAAAAAGATGCACTATTTTTTGATTGTGAAAAGCAACTTTTCTCAATTACACACCAGGAAATAGGAGGTGAATTAGCCAGAAGATGGAATCTTCCCTTGCACTTAAAAGATGCTATTTCGTACCACCACACCCCATCAGTAACACGACATGGTTATGATATTACCGCAGTTGTTCACCTGGCAGATATTTTTGTCAGAGCTTTAAGTCTTGGTAATGGTGGTGATACCAAAATACCGGTAATTAATGAAGATGTATGGCGCTATCTTGGTTTTGAACGTATTTCTCTGATCACCTTATTTGAAAACATCGAGAAAGAGGTTATAAAAGCTAATGTATTTCTTCAGCTTTCATGA
- the rplM gene encoding 50S ribosomal protein L13, translating into MKTIVVDTKSIKRDWYLVDATDMALGRLASNAAGVLIGKGKVAYSPNQDHGDNLIIVNADKVKLTGTKSESKEYFRHSRYPGGGKFRSFKEQMELDSSQVIIHAIKGMVSKNALGRSIMKKLHVYPTESHPHVAQQPKKLEL; encoded by the coding sequence ATGAAAACCATAGTTGTAGACACCAAGTCGATCAAACGCGACTGGTATCTGGTTGATGCAACCGATATGGCACTTGGAAGATTGGCATCAAATGCCGCCGGTGTTTTGATCGGAAAGGGAAAGGTCGCCTACTCACCTAATCAGGACCATGGAGATAATCTTATAATTGTTAATGCCGACAAGGTTAAACTTACCGGCACAAAGTCGGAAAGCAAAGAGTATTTCCGTCATTCAAGATACCCTGGAGGCGGTAAATTTCGCTCCTTTAAAGAGCAGATGGAATTGGATTCCAGTCAGGTTATCATTCATGCTATTAAAGGAATGGTTTCAAAGAACGCATTGGGTAGATCAATCATGAAGAAACTTCATGTTTATCCAACTGAAAGCCATCCACATGTCGCACAACAGCCAAAGAAGCTGGAGCTTTAA
- the rpsI gene encoding 30S ribosomal protein S9 — translation MENRFSAVGKRKNAIASVIIRPGKGEMKVNGMPIKEYLKSDVLVMDVEQPLAMLQAADSYDIIARVKGGGLSGQSGALRLGISRALALVSEDNRKQLRKSGFLTRDSRVVERKKYGLAGARRRFQFSKR, via the coding sequence TTGGAAAACAGATTTTCTGCTGTCGGAAAACGTAAAAATGCTATCGCATCTGTAATCATTCGTCCTGGAAAAGGCGAAATGAAAGTAAATGGAATGCCTATTAAAGAGTACCTCAAAAGTGATGTCCTGGTAATGGATGTTGAGCAGCCACTTGCAATGCTTCAGGCAGCCGATTCCTACGATATTATTGCCAGAGTTAAGGGCGGTGGTCTTAGCGGCCAATCAGGAGCATTGCGCCTTGGTATCTCAAGAGCACTTGCGCTTGTAAGTGAGGATAACCGTAAACAATTACGCAAAAGTGGCTTCCTGACCCGTGACTCACGCGTAGTTGAAAGAAAAAAATACGGTTTGGCTGGCGCCCGCAGAAGATTTCAGTTCTCGAAACGTTAA
- the rpsB gene encoding 30S ribosomal protein S2 → MENITLQDFLDAGTHFGHQTKRWNPKMKRFILCPKNGIYIIDLNKTQTALDKFIQKVKAEVKKGGNVLFVGTKKQLKDCIREEATRCNMPYVTERWLGGMLTNFQTIRQSIAKLDKIESMEQDGTMEALPKKERVLLYKRKEKLISILSGIRHVRRLPSIIFVVDTIKEHIAIAEGKRLQIPIGAIVDTNCDPDIVDFPIPGNDDAIKSVQLITRAISDAILEESKEGVTAETMKESEKPSESKEEKTKAEQDKEGAQEDESKTKRRRVVHKKFSKTEDSE, encoded by the coding sequence GTGGAAAATATCACTCTTCAAGACTTTCTCGATGCAGGAACGCATTTTGGTCATCAGACAAAACGCTGGAACCCAAAAATGAAGCGTTTCATTCTGTGCCCCAAAAATGGTATCTATATTATTGATCTGAATAAAACTCAAACTGCCCTTGATAAATTCATACAAAAAGTGAAAGCAGAAGTTAAAAAGGGTGGTAATGTTCTTTTTGTTGGGACCAAAAAGCAGTTAAAGGATTGTATCAGAGAGGAAGCCACCAGGTGCAATATGCCTTATGTGACCGAGAGATGGTTGGGTGGAATGCTTACCAATTTTCAAACTATACGCCAGAGTATCGCTAAACTTGATAAAATTGAAAGCATGGAGCAGGATGGTACAATGGAAGCCCTTCCTAAAAAGGAACGAGTTCTTCTATACAAAAGAAAAGAAAAACTGATCTCTATTCTCAGTGGTATCAGGCATGTGAGACGTCTTCCATCCATAATTTTTGTTGTTGACACAATCAAAGAACATATTGCAATAGCAGAAGGTAAACGCCTTCAGATACCTATCGGGGCAATTGTAGATACAAACTGTGATCCCGACATTGTAGACTTTCCGATTCCGGGTAATGATGATGCTATTAAATCAGTACAGCTTATTACAAGGGCAATTAGTGATGCGATCCTTGAAGAATCAAAAGAAGGTGTTACTGCTGAGACTATGAAAGAGAGTGAAAAACCTTCTGAGTCCAAAGAAGAGAAAACAAAAGCAGAACAGGATAAAGAAGGTGCACAGGAAGACGAAAGTAAAACAAAGCGTCGTCGTGTAGTACACAAGAAATTTTCCAAAACAGAAGATTCAGAGTAA
- the tsf gene encoding translation elongation factor Ts has protein sequence MAITASQVKELRDKTGLGMMVCKQALIDSEGNMELAIENLRKQGQATAAKRAGKAAKEGKVSIISDDSTSILYEMNSETDFVARNEDFIDFIAKLGKVLITKKPADLKEALQISSPELGNTTIENRVTELIGKIGENISFRRYLKMDCDPSSEKIFSYIHGDGKIGVLVKLSLEKSDNLSSETLERLGKDLAMQVAAAKPMAVDRDRISDEVIAKEKEIYFTQAQQSGKPEKIWDKIVEGKLGKFFQEVTLMEQGFIKNPELNVIKRVAETEKEIGSSIKVLSFARFELGAEG, from the coding sequence ATGGCGATCACAGCTTCACAGGTTAAAGAACTTAGAGATAAAACAGGTCTTGGTATGATGGTCTGCAAACAGGCTCTCATTGATTCAGAAGGTAATATGGAGCTTGCTATTGAGAATTTGCGCAAGCAGGGACAAGCTACTGCAGCCAAACGTGCTGGTAAGGCTGCTAAAGAAGGTAAGGTTTCTATAATTTCCGATGACAGTACCTCTATTCTCTACGAAATGAATTCTGAAACAGACTTTGTTGCCCGCAATGAGGATTTTATTGATTTTATTGCTAAGCTTGGTAAAGTTTTAATCACCAAAAAGCCAGCTGATCTAAAAGAAGCACTTCAAATTTCTTCGCCGGAGCTTGGCAACACAACCATAGAAAACAGAGTTACCGAACTAATCGGTAAAATCGGAGAGAATATCTCATTTCGCCGCTATTTAAAAATGGATTGTGACCCTTCAAGCGAAAAAATCTTCTCTTATATTCATGGGGATGGTAAGATTGGTGTTCTTGTAAAACTTAGCCTGGAAAAAAGCGACAATCTTAGCTCTGAAACTCTCGAAAGATTAGGTAAAGATCTTGCGATGCAAGTAGCTGCTGCTAAACCAATGGCTGTAGATCGTGACAGAATTTCTGATGAAGTTATCGCAAAAGAAAAAGAGATCTATTTCACACAGGCACAGCAATCAGGAAAACCAGAAAAAATTTGGGACAAAATAGTTGAAGGTAAGCTTGGTAAGTTTTTCCAGGAAGTAACACTTATGGAACAGGGCTTCATTAAAAATCCCGAACTGAATGTTATCAAAAGAGTTGCTGAAACCGAAAAAGAGATCGGTTCATCTATTAAAGTACTCTCCTTTGCTCGCTTTGAATTGGGCGCAGAGGGATAA
- the pyrH gene encoding UMP kinase, giving the protein MAFEYKKILLKLSGEALAGSKGFGINPDIASQIAQEIAQVHKAGVQIGIVIGGGNFIRGASAENVSRVAGDAMGMLATVINSIAFAQYLQNCGVDSRVLTAVRIDKAGEYYTQPAALEHLNKNRIVLLAGGTGNPFFTTDTAAALRCAEIGGEVILKATKVDGVYDSDPMKNPEAKRYDQITHTEALSRNLKVMDSTAFSFCMEQKLPIIVFKLLQKGNLRKVLEGEAIGSIVKTGG; this is encoded by the coding sequence GTGGCCTTTGAATATAAAAAAATTCTCCTGAAGCTCTCCGGTGAGGCTCTCGCCGGAAGCAAGGGTTTTGGGATTAACCCTGATATTGCCTCGCAAATTGCACAAGAAATTGCGCAAGTCCACAAAGCAGGTGTACAAATTGGTATTGTAATAGGTGGGGGTAATTTCATCCGTGGTGCTTCTGCCGAAAATGTTTCAAGGGTAGCTGGGGATGCTATGGGGATGCTTGCCACTGTAATAAATTCCATAGCCTTTGCTCAGTACCTTCAAAATTGTGGGGTTGATTCAAGAGTACTTACTGCAGTACGGATCGATAAGGCAGGTGAGTATTATACTCAACCAGCAGCGCTTGAACATCTAAATAAAAACAGAATCGTATTACTTGCAGGTGGAACCGGCAATCCTTTTTTTACCACTGATACGGCAGCAGCTCTACGTTGCGCAGAAATAGGTGGAGAAGTTATTTTAAAAGCAACAAAAGTTGACGGGGTATATGATAGTGATCCTATGAAAAATCCTGAGGCTAAACGTTACGATCAAATAACTCATACAGAAGCACTTTCCAGAAATTTAAAAGTCATGGATTCCACCGCTTTCTCTTTCTGTATGGAGCAAAAATTACCGATAATTGTGTTTAAACTGCTTCAAAAAGGTAACCTACGTAAGGTCCTTGAAGGAGAAGCGATTGGTTCAATCGTAAAAACAGGAGGGTAA
- the frr gene encoding ribosome recycling factor, whose product MADIETISKETNQRMEKSLESLKRDFSRIRTGRATPALLDGVMVDYYGSPAPINQVANISVPDARMIFVQPWEKSMLQAIEKAIQTSDLGLNPQNDGNKISLPIPPLSEERRKDLYKNCKKIAEECKVAVRNVRRDGNEKLKKSEKNKEITQDEEKKGLEEIQKLTDKYIKNIDDLLANKEKEIMEI is encoded by the coding sequence GTGGCAGATATAGAAACAATAAGCAAAGAAACCAACCAGCGTATGGAAAAATCGCTGGAAAGTCTAAAACGAGATTTCAGTCGAATTAGAACCGGACGTGCTACCCCAGCACTGCTTGATGGTGTTATGGTTGATTACTACGGATCACCAGCCCCGATTAACCAGGTTGCAAACATCTCTGTACCTGATGCCAGGATGATTTTTGTCCAGCCGTGGGAAAAAAGCATGCTTCAGGCAATTGAAAAAGCCATTCAAACGTCTGATTTGGGGCTAAACCCGCAAAATGATGGAAACAAAATAAGTTTACCTATCCCTCCCCTCTCCGAAGAACGTCGTAAAGACCTTTACAAGAACTGCAAAAAAATCGCTGAAGAATGTAAAGTTGCCGTTAGAAATGTACGTCGTGATGGAAATGAGAAATTAAAAAAATCGGAGAAAAATAAAGAAATCACTCAGGATGAGGAGAAAAAAGGTTTGGAGGAGATCCAAAAACTCACTGATAAATATATCAAAAACATCGATGATCTTCTCGCTAACAAAGAAAAAGAGATTATGGAGATTTAA
- a CDS encoding isoprenyl transferase: MRTPKHIGIIMDGNGRWAKRRGLPRTAGHRAGTNATREIVRACGELNISYLTTYVFSAENWGRPSLEVSMLMDLLVEMTRRELENLNKNNVRLNAIGDMSKLPPKTRKELLNGIENTKNNTGLNLILAISYGGRSEIVNAAKKFASDVLKDPNALENLNEKSFSSYLYTKNIPDPDLIIRTGGDCRISNFLLWQSAYSEIYITETLWPDFDKNCLKEAIEDYNKRDRRFGKVKDD, encoded by the coding sequence ATGAGAACTCCAAAACACATTGGCATTATTATGGACGGTAACGGTCGCTGGGCAAAACGACGTGGGCTTCCTCGAACAGCAGGACACCGTGCAGGAACTAATGCAACCCGTGAGATAGTGAGGGCATGTGGTGAACTTAATATATCTTATCTCACCACCTATGTCTTTTCTGCAGAAAACTGGGGCAGACCTTCTCTGGAAGTAAGCATGCTTATGGATTTGTTGGTCGAAATGACCCGCAGAGAACTTGAAAACTTAAATAAAAACAATGTCCGGCTGAATGCTATTGGTGACATGTCAAAACTTCCTCCCAAAACACGCAAGGAATTATTAAATGGTATTGAAAACACAAAAAACAATACCGGCTTAAATCTTATTCTGGCTATTAGCTATGGTGGTCGTTCAGAGATAGTAAATGCTGCCAAAAAATTTGCCAGTGATGTTCTCAAAGATCCAAATGCATTAGAAAATCTTAACGAAAAAAGTTTCAGCAGCTACCTTTATACTAAAAACATTCCGGATCCGGATTTAATTATCCGCACCGGTGGTGACTGCCGTATCAGCAATTTTTTACTTTGGCAATCAGCTTATTCTGAAATATATATAACAGAAACACTTTGGCCCGATTTCGACAAAAACTGTCTTAAAGAGGCTATAGAAGATTACAATAAAAGGGACCGTCGTTTTGGAAAGGTAAAAGATGATTAA
- a CDS encoding phosphatidate cytidylyltransferase produces the protein MINSANLKKRLLFAAWAVPIGWWVINSNLSIVPRDIATVYPGHVLALTLVFLALFEYIKMLTHFYPKNAFWLSYLWLGLQALLYFTDHALPGTLSIYLLLVIVAIETFFWGGKDQGKRWARASLLFSGTVFLHIAMISLLNLYTTPFQQLFVQPHPHPMLSQLGIVTVLTSIFMCDTAAYFAGNLMGKHHFSTISPNKTIEGSVAGLLAATVITTLGWFFFRNPQYSLILGPIMGLIIGVIAQAGDLLVSLMKRNFQVKDASSIIPGHGGILDRFDSVFFTAPVLFLFSWLVVRITEL, from the coding sequence ATGATTAACTCTGCAAATCTTAAAAAACGCTTACTATTTGCAGCCTGGGCAGTTCCTATTGGATGGTGGGTTATCAATTCCAATTTATCGATTGTTCCCAGAGACATTGCTACAGTTTACCCAGGACATGTCTTAGCCTTAACGCTTGTATTTCTCGCTTTATTTGAATACATCAAAATGCTTACACACTTTTACCCCAAGAACGCGTTTTGGTTGAGTTATTTATGGCTTGGTTTACAGGCATTGCTCTATTTTACTGACCATGCATTACCCGGTACCCTCTCCATCTATCTTCTTTTAGTAATAGTCGCAATAGAAACCTTTTTCTGGGGTGGGAAAGATCAAGGTAAGCGATGGGCCAGAGCCAGTCTTTTGTTTAGTGGTACAGTTTTTTTACATATTGCAATGATTTCCCTGCTTAACCTGTATACGACTCCTTTTCAGCAGCTATTTGTGCAACCCCATCCCCACCCTATGCTCTCTCAGCTGGGTATTGTAACTGTATTAACTTCCATTTTTATGTGCGACACTGCAGCGTACTTTGCCGGCAATCTTATGGGGAAACATCATTTTTCTACCATTAGCCCCAATAAAACGATTGAAGGCAGTGTAGCAGGTCTTCTTGCAGCTACAGTTATTACCACCTTAGGGTGGTTTTTTTTCAGAAACCCCCAATATTCTCTAATTTTAGGCCCTATTATGGGTCTGATCATTGGAGTAATCGCACAGGCCGGAGATCTTCTTGTATCTTTAATGAAAAGAAACTTTCAGGTAAAAGATGCATCTTCTATTATACCCGGCCACGGAGGTATTCTTGATCGTTTCGATAGTGTTTTTTTCACTGCACCAGTTCTTTTTCTCTTCTCATGGCTGGTAGTAAGGATAACCGAATTATAA
- the dxr gene encoding 1-deoxy-D-xylulose-5-phosphate reductoisomerase has translation MENLKILVLGSTGSIGKSTCNCVKRFREKFKVAGLAAGSNLELLCKQIEEFSPQAVYIAEPIKASVLREKYGKKLKVYEGAEGLEALVEETEYDILLNALVGAVGFRPTVKALQRNKRVALANKESLVMGGDFINTILKGGKGSLLPVDSEHSAILQCLPNLGGHHPVESMILTASGGPFKNLPIEEFKNISVEQALNHPTWSMGKKITIDSSTMMNKGFEVIEAHHLFSIPYSKLRVCIHPQSIIHSLVEFHDGAVMAQLGLPDMELPIQYALSYPERYPIAGKRLSLPEIGQLEFFEPDLEKFPCLKLCLEAGELGGTAPAIVNAANEVAVELFLAKKIAYTEISQIVAQALRNQEVVAANSIHSIEKADKETRETILSDYLQGCKK, from the coding sequence ATGGAAAATTTAAAAATTCTTGTTCTTGGATCGACCGGATCAATTGGAAAAAGTACCTGTAATTGTGTTAAACGGTTTCGGGAGAAGTTCAAAGTAGCTGGTTTGGCAGCAGGAAGTAACCTGGAACTGTTATGCAAACAGATTGAAGAATTTTCACCACAAGCAGTATACATTGCCGAGCCAATTAAGGCCTCCGTTCTCAGGGAAAAATATGGAAAAAAACTCAAAGTCTATGAAGGAGCAGAGGGGCTTGAGGCACTAGTAGAGGAAACTGAATATGATATACTCCTCAATGCGTTAGTTGGTGCAGTAGGATTCCGCCCTACGGTTAAAGCGCTGCAGAGAAATAAGCGGGTAGCGCTTGCAAATAAAGAGAGCCTTGTCATGGGTGGAGACTTTATAAATACGATACTAAAAGGTGGAAAAGGATCTCTTTTACCTGTAGACAGTGAGCACAGCGCAATTCTTCAATGTTTACCCAATTTAGGAGGCCACCATCCCGTAGAATCTATGATCCTCACGGCTTCAGGTGGCCCGTTCAAGAACTTGCCCATAGAAGAGTTTAAAAACATTTCAGTTGAACAAGCCCTTAACCATCCTACTTGGTCTATGGGTAAAAAAATCACCATAGATTCATCTACCATGATGAATAAAGGGTTTGAGGTAATTGAAGCACATCATCTATTCTCTATCCCTTACTCGAAGTTGAGGGTTTGTATTCATCCCCAATCAATCATTCATTCTCTGGTTGAGTTCCATGACGGTGCAGTCATGGCACAGCTTGGGTTACCTGATATGGAATTACCGATTCAGTATGCGCTCTCCTACCCTGAACGATACCCCATCGCCGGCAAAAGACTCTCGTTACCCGAGATCGGTCAACTTGAGTTTTTTGAACCAGATTTAGAAAAGTTTCCCTGCCTTAAGCTCTGTCTTGAAGCTGGGGAGTTAGGGGGGACGGCTCCGGCCATAGTAAATGCTGCCAATGAGGTCGCTGTGGAGCTATTTTTAGCAAAAAAAATCGCCTACACTGAAATTTCGCAAATAGTAGCACAGGCATTGCGTAATCAGGAGGTTGTTGCTGCAAATTCTATACATAGTATAGAAAAGGCAGATAAAGAGACCAGAGAAACTATCCTCTCAGACTATCTTCAAGGGTGTAAAAAGTGA
- the rseP gene encoding RIP metalloprotease RseP, translating to MTFLLSIAIGLLVLGVLVFVHELGHFLAAKACKIKVLTFSLGFGPALLQKKHGDTEYRISAVPFGGYVKMAGDNPEEHNSGSPDEFNSKPIWQRAIVAIAGPAANFVFAFFLLWFISIYGVEQPLYKDSTNIGAVLPNSAAYDAGIQEGDRVIKVNDETVTTWNELESHLNRQRRSYDLVVERDAEKHTFTLNIEYNDEGFPTDYLGGIWPSIPAVIGNVAPKSAADLAGIKSDDTITQLNDTPIHSFHHLSFIISNYDDQQGDLQLTINRDGETITTSATPQYDEDREAYMLGIVMAQPETRLIRYSPADAVGRSIDKSWEYTTAIFRIIGQLFSREVSTNQLSGPLGIIPMSGFMALQGLSTILDFMALIGINLAILNLLPLVITDGGLLFFMGLEAVRGKPLPKETQLLINKIAIFFFLGLFLLVTFNDVKRLPILFEIFGG from the coding sequence GTGACATTTCTGCTTTCAATTGCTATTGGCTTACTTGTTCTCGGAGTTTTGGTATTTGTTCATGAGCTGGGCCATTTTCTTGCTGCAAAGGCCTGTAAAATCAAGGTTTTAACATTCTCGTTAGGTTTTGGGCCTGCTCTGCTTCAAAAAAAACATGGTGATACCGAGTACCGCATCAGTGCGGTCCCTTTTGGTGGGTATGTAAAAATGGCGGGTGATAATCCTGAAGAACACAACAGTGGTTCACCAGATGAATTCAACTCAAAACCAATCTGGCAAAGAGCGATTGTGGCTATTGCGGGACCTGCAGCTAACTTTGTATTCGCATTTTTCCTCCTTTGGTTCATTTCCATATATGGTGTAGAGCAACCATTATACAAAGACAGTACCAATATAGGAGCAGTATTGCCTAATTCAGCCGCATACGATGCCGGTATTCAAGAGGGTGATCGCGTAATCAAGGTTAACGATGAAACAGTAACTACCTGGAATGAACTCGAGTCTCACTTAAACAGGCAAAGAAGATCTTACGACTTAGTAGTAGAACGGGATGCTGAAAAACATACTTTTACACTGAACATAGAGTATAACGACGAAGGCTTCCCTACAGATTACTTAGGTGGTATCTGGCCTTCTATTCCGGCAGTAATTGGTAATGTAGCCCCTAAATCCGCTGCCGATTTAGCAGGCATTAAATCTGATGATACAATCACCCAACTAAATGATACCCCTATTCACTCATTCCATCATCTTTCCTTTATCATCAGTAATTATGATGACCAACAGGGGGATTTGCAGCTTACAATAAATAGAGATGGTGAAACTATTACCACCTCTGCAACACCGCAGTACGATGAAGACAGAGAGGCCTATATGCTTGGAATCGTGATGGCACAGCCCGAAACCAGGCTCATTCGCTATTCCCCTGCTGATGCTGTTGGTAGAAGCATTGATAAAAGCTGGGAATACACTACCGCTATTTTTAGAATAATTGGACAACTCTTTTCCAGGGAAGTTTCAACCAACCAGCTTTCGGGGCCATTAGGAATCATCCCGATGTCAGGTTTTATGGCACTTCAGGGGCTTTCTACAATTTTGGACTTCATGGCTTTAATTGGTATAAACCTCGCTATTTTAAACCTTTTACCATTGGTTATAACTGATGGTGGCCTTCTCTTCTTTATGGGTCTTGAAGCAGTAAGAGGAAAACCTCTGCCAAAAGAAACACAGCTACTCATTAATAAGATCGCTATTTTCTTTTTTCTTGGCTTATTTCTACTGGTTACTTTTAATGATGTGAAAAGACTGCCGATATTATTTGAAATATTTGGTGGCTAA
- the trxB gene encoding thioredoxin-disulfide reductase — protein sequence MPKRLTIIGSGPSGLTAAIYAARANMEPLLFEGFQKGGMPGGQLMITSEVENFPGFPEGILGPQLMSNMREQAIKHGTSVLMEDIEEVDLNTYPFTLKSISGETYSTDSLIIATGATARRLPLDSEKRLWGKGISACAVCDGALPAFRNKELAVIGGGDTALEEALHLTQFASKVYIIHRRDELRASKVMQKRVLTHPKIQILWNKVVEEFIGETQLSSLILRDTATSETSELSVVGAFEAIGHVPNTGFLNGQLEVDELGYIKTVPGSTKTSIEGVFASGDVQDHQFRQAVTAAGSGCMAATEAERWLQERAGL from the coding sequence ATGCCCAAACGATTAACAATTATAGGTTCCGGACCATCTGGATTAACCGCTGCAATATATGCTGCGAGAGCTAATATGGAACCATTACTTTTTGAGGGATTCCAGAAGGGGGGAATGCCTGGTGGACAGTTAATGATTACAAGCGAGGTTGAAAATTTCCCTGGTTTTCCGGAAGGTATTCTTGGTCCGCAGTTAATGTCTAATATGCGGGAGCAGGCTATAAAACATGGCACCAGTGTTTTAATGGAAGATATAGAGGAAGTAGATTTAAATACCTATCCATTTACTCTAAAATCTATAAGTGGAGAAACGTATTCTACAGATTCACTCATTATTGCCACTGGTGCAACAGCCAGGCGTTTACCTTTAGATTCAGAGAAAAGATTGTGGGGTAAGGGTATTTCTGCATGTGCTGTGTGCGATGGTGCATTACCAGCGTTTAGAAATAAAGAATTAGCGGTTATTGGGGGTGGAGACACTGCTTTGGAGGAAGCTCTTCATCTCACCCAGTTTGCTTCCAAGGTCTACATTATTCATAGAAGAGATGAATTACGTGCAAGTAAGGTGATGCAAAAGCGCGTTTTGACTCATCCCAAAATCCAGATATTGTGGAATAAAGTTGTTGAAGAGTTTATAGGAGAAACTCAGCTAAGTAGTTTAATATTACGTGATACTGCAACCTCTGAGACTTCTGAATTGTCTGTGGTAGGTGCATTTGAAGCAATTGGCCACGTTCCTAATACCGGGTTTCTTAACGGACAGCTTGAAGTTGATGAATTGGGATATATAAAGACTGTACCCGGGTCCACCAAGACTTCTATTGAGGGCGTTTTTGCTTCAGGAGATGTTCAGGACCATCAGTTCAGGCAAGCTGTGACCGCTGCCGGAAGCGGCTGTATGGCTGCAACTGAAGCAGAAAGATGGCTGCAGGAACGTGCTGGACTGTAA
- a CDS encoding CDP-alcohol phosphatidyltransferase family protein produces the protein MMLENFKPMYNSVLRPFVLVLANTGIHPNHVTILGLLLFATSGWLCAVQLWSIALLILILGALMDGLDGLLARETGKQTVFGAILDSSCDRVTEIALLMGLLVYYMHNPVYGSWGIYLCFTAIAGSIMVSYVKARCEGAGLTCSRGLLQRPERIILFAIGLLLGGKPMVWILLLITVLAAVTVIERLVEACIECNKCTDRTTARNSNTVN, from the coding sequence ATGATGCTTGAGAATTTTAAACCGATGTATAATTCTGTGTTGCGCCCTTTTGTTTTAGTTCTTGCTAATACAGGTATTCATCCCAATCATGTCACAATTTTGGGTTTGCTGCTTTTTGCAACATCTGGATGGCTCTGTGCTGTGCAGCTATGGTCTATCGCTTTGTTAATTTTAATATTAGGTGCTTTAATGGATGGACTCGATGGTTTATTGGCCAGAGAAACAGGGAAACAAACAGTTTTTGGAGCTATTTTGGATTCAAGTTGTGATCGCGTTACTGAAATAGCACTGCTCATGGGGCTTCTTGTTTATTACATGCATAACCCGGTATATGGAAGCTGGGGAATATATCTGTGCTTTACTGCGATCGCTGGTTCAATTATGGTTAGTTATGTTAAAGCACGGTGTGAAGGAGCGGGGTTAACGTGTTCAAGAGGGCTATTGCAAAGACCGGAAAGAATAATACTTTTTGCGATAGGTCTCCTTTTGGGTGGTAAACCAATGGTCTGGATACTATTGCTTATAACTGTGCTCGCAGCTGTAACAGTGATTGAACGTCTTGTGGAAGCTTGTATAGAGTGTAACAAATGTACTGACAGAACTACCGCACGTAATTCAAATACAGTAAATTAA